In Pseudomonas sp. DNDY-54, a genomic segment contains:
- the speE gene encoding polyamine aminopropyltransferase, producing MSDYQETLYEGYGQRFRIDEMLHEVRTEHQHLVIFENARMGRVMALDGVIQTTEADEFIYHEMLTHVPILAHGLARRVLIIGGGDGGMLREVAKHRDVESITMVEIDGTVVEMCKTFLPEHSKGAFDDPRLNLVIDDGMRFVATTEEKFDVIISDSTDPIGPGEVLFSENFYQACRRCLNDGGILVTQNGTPFMQLAEAQTTAKRMTGLFPDWHFYQAAVPTYIGGAMTFAWGACDSSIRKLSLETLCQRFAGSGIVTRYYNPHIHLGAFALPQYVLQAISKPSND from the coding sequence ATGAGCGACTATCAGGAAACTCTCTACGAGGGATACGGCCAGCGCTTCAGGATCGACGAGATGCTGCATGAAGTGCGCACCGAGCATCAACACCTAGTGATTTTCGAAAACGCTCGGATGGGGCGCGTCATGGCGCTCGATGGCGTGATCCAGACCACCGAAGCGGATGAGTTCATCTATCACGAGATGCTCACTCACGTCCCGATTCTGGCTCATGGCCTGGCGCGGCGCGTGCTGATCATCGGCGGTGGCGACGGCGGGATGCTGCGCGAAGTAGCCAAGCACCGGGATGTCGAAAGCATCACCATGGTCGAGATTGACGGCACTGTGGTCGAAATGTGCAAGACGTTTTTGCCGGAGCACTCGAAAGGGGCGTTCGACGACCCGCGGCTGAATTTGGTTATCGATGACGGCATGCGCTTCGTCGCCACGACCGAAGAAAAATTCGACGTGATTATTTCTGACTCCACCGACCCCATCGGTCCGGGCGAAGTGCTGTTCTCGGAGAATTTTTATCAGGCGTGCCGTCGGTGCCTCAACGACGGCGGCATCCTGGTCACGCAGAACGGCACGCCTTTCATGCAGCTGGCTGAAGCTCAGACCACTGCTAAGCGCATGACTGGGCTGTTTCCGGACTGGCATTTCTATCAGGCCGCAGTGCCGACCTATATTGGCGGCGCCATGACCTTCGCATGGGGCGCATGCGACTCGAGCATTCGCAAGCTGTCGTTGGAGACGTTGTGTCAGCGCTTCGCCGGGAGCGGAATCGTCACGCGCTACTACAATCCGCACATCCACCTCGGCGCGTTCGCGCTACCTCAGTACGTGCTCCAAGCCATCAGCAAGCCCAGCAACGATTAA